Within the Bradyrhizobium cosmicum genome, the region TTACCCGACGGGGCGCCGTTTGGCGCCATCGAGGTCGATACAGCGGGCTGCACACTTTGCCTGTCCTGCGTGTCGGTCTGTCCGACGAGTGCCCTGCGCGATGACCCCGAGCGCCCGGCATTGCGTTTTGTCGAAGACTCCTGCGTTCAGTGCGGTCTGTGCCGGACGACGTGTCCGGAGAAGGTCATCACGCTGGTCCCGCAAATTGACTTCCGCGCGAGCCGGGCGCCAACGCGGGTTCTCAAGGAGGAGGAGCCGTTTTGCTGCATCCGCTGCAGCAAACCGTTTGGTGTCAAGAGCAGCATCGAGCGCGTGGTCGCGAAGCTCGAGGGCCAGCACTGGATGTATTCGGGCTCGAAGCAAAGGCTGGACGCAATCAAGATGTGCGGCGATTGTCGGGTCAATTTCGTTGCCGAGCAGGGCTTCGAGTCTTACAGCTCACCGGCTCCAACTGTCCGCACGACTGACGACTATCTGCGTGAGCAGGCAGAACGAGACCTGGACAACCGCTCCAGCTGAATTGCCCCCGGTTGGGGAGCCCGAGGGTTGTCGCTCTATTCAGCCGGTGTTGCGGAAGTCTGCCGGCCTTCCGCTTCGAGCTTTTCAGCGAGCCAGCGGTCGTGATGCTCCTTCGCCCAATTGATATCGACCTCGCCCGTTCCCATCGCTTCGAACGCACCTTCCATGCCGAGCGTGCCGATATAGATGTGTCCCAGGATCAGCGCGATGAAAAGGATTGCAATGACGGCATGAGCGACCTGAGCGATCTGCATGTCCGCAATGTTGGTGCCGTAGAAGGGAAACAGCAGCACGAATCCCGACGCGGACACCGCAATGCCGGCTGCGACCGACAGCCAATAGACCATTTTTTCACCGAGATTGAATCGTCCGGCCGGCGCATGCTTCGACTTGATGAAACCGCCACCCTGCTTGACCCAATCAATATCGATCCTCTTGAAGAGGTTGTCCCTGAAGAAAAGCACCGTGATCAGAACGAGGCCCGCCACGAAGGCGAAGCTCGTGAAATTGTGGATGTACTTCGCGATCTGGGAAATGTCGGAGAAGGCGTCCGGACCGACGAGCGGTCGCAGCAGGACCTTGCCGAAGGTGACGTTCAGGCCGGTCAATCCGAGCAGCACGAACGAGACCGCTGTCAGCCAATGCGCGAACCGCTCGAAGGCCTCGAAGCGGACGATCGTCTGGCCGGAGCGCCCTGCCTCGATACGAAGCCGACCCATGATCAGATAAGCGAGCGCGAGCACCGCAAGCATGCCCACGATGACCAGCGCGGCACCCCAGTGCAGCAGGACCTCGTGGAAATAATCCCAGGTTCGTCCGGCCGGCTGCATCAACACGCCGGCTTTGACATCGGGAATGTCGATCCGGCCCTGGATGCGCGGTGCTTGCTCCAGAAGCGTCTTCTGGTTGGTCACACTGGCGGTCGGATTGGGCGCCCCATCGGGACCGAGCTTCTGGGCGAGCACCGGCGCTGTCGTTAGACAGAACAGCGCCAACAGAAGCGCTGCGAAGCGAATGCGTGCGAAAGCCGTCATGACGGATACCCAATCTTCGTCCCTGATCGTCGCGCTTTCATTGGCGGTAAACGCAGGTCCCCTTACGACTTGACGTCCTCGTGATAGGCGGTTGTCCAGCCCCAGGCTCCGGAGCCATAGCCGCGCGTCTCGACGCGCTCCTCGTAGAGTTGCGCGATGATGTCGCCATCGCCTGCGAGCAGCGACTTGGTCGAGCACATCTCGGCGCACATCG harbors:
- a CDS encoding formate dehydrogenase subunit gamma; translation: MTAFARIRFAALLLALFCLTTAPVLAQKLGPDGAPNPTASVTNQKTLLEQAPRIQGRIDIPDVKAGVLMQPAGRTWDYFHEVLLHWGAALVIVGMLAVLALAYLIMGRLRIEAGRSGQTIVRFEAFERFAHWLTAVSFVLLGLTGLNVTFGKVLLRPLVGPDAFSDISQIAKYIHNFTSFAFVAGLVLITVLFFRDNLFKRIDIDWVKQGGGFIKSKHAPAGRFNLGEKMVYWLSVAAGIAVSASGFVLLFPFYGTNIADMQIAQVAHAVIAILFIALILGHIYIGTLGMEGAFEAMGTGEVDINWAKEHHDRWLAEKLEAEGRQTSATPAE